Part of the Serinus canaria isolate serCan28SL12 chromosome 1, serCan2020, whole genome shotgun sequence genome is shown below.
GGGCCCTGAGGAGAAGCCacatgaggagtggctgagatcatttggtttgttcagcctggaggagactgaggggagaccccAATGCAGTTAAAACTTcttggagagggaagaggaggggcagacaccACGGCACTAGCTGTAGTAGCTATCTGCACAAACTGCAcccaaaattattatttctgttttaacaattatttctgttctcGTATAATGATACTCTCATGAAATTCAGCTGTGGGTAGAGTGTTCTGGGAAATGCAAATGCTTTCTCCAGTTGGCACCTTTTTCACTTCTCttcattaccaaaaaaaaaaaaaaaatagagcaagGACATACTCTACAGCAACGCACATTTTAAGTGACTCTGCAATGATAAGAAGCTGTTCATGCTCAAAAGCCCTGTTCCATACTCACAGTGTTCCCTGTGCTAGCTGGTTAATTTGTACCTATCAGGCTTTCTCTTCAGCAGACAGGAGACTGTACACTTTGTTTTTATGTTGGTCACGGCTGGGATTTTGTGGACTAACATGAATGCTGGTAATTACCAATTCCAATGAAGGAACACAGAGGGAGAGGATCTACATTTCCAATCATTATGGTACccttaagaaaaatattaatgaacaAAGTGTGAAGATTCACATTCATgcatgctttaaaaatgcaaaaaaaattttccaAGAACACTTGAACATTAAAAGCTGGCACAGTGTGAACCTAAAGCATGCATAAAGTGTATGGTAGCATTGTCTGACTTTAAACACCTATTCTGAGCAAACATCtattaaaaatcccaaatttgtGTATAAAAACTAGGCTATAAATTGTTGCACTGTGAATGCAattgtttgaaaaagaaatgccaCGTGGAAAACATTTCCAGATGTTTCAAGTTTGCATggaatattaaagaaaaaaaaaaaaagagagagaaatagtAAACTAGTTGTACAATGACATTTCCTGTGATGGAATGTCTTGCAGGCCATATGAGACTTGATATGGcacttaaaaaaccaaaccaaaacactggTTTACTACAGGTTTTATGAAGCAATCCATTTATGGTTTCTGTATTTCAAATCTGCTCATGCACTTTGCTCATGAAGGCATTTGAGCTGGCAAGTATATTTCATAAGGAAAGAAGTAAAGGCACTCATGTTTCCAAATGTAAAACTCAACCTACTCCAGAAGTCTTTGCATTTCTGAGGGGAAACAAAGCCATCACATTAGTTACTCAAATCTAGTTTCACCTCCTTTCCAGAGCTCAACTGTGCTTCTTGAGGACTACATGACTTTTCAATGCAAAGAAATTTAAAGTAGTACTGAACAGTTCCCATCACTTGAAAAAAGCCAGAAGTATTGCATGAAAACTTCTCTCAGCAGAAGCCATTATGGCCACTACAATCacaagagagggggaaaggatCATAacaatttagaaagaaaatctaAGTTCACACATATGAACATCTCAGTATTTCTGAGAAACCTTTGCAGTTAGCTATACAAGATAAATAAATCTGATGTTCTACCCAATGCTCTCTAGCAGACAGACCAGTGCTGTCTGTTGGGTAGTTTTCTAAATAGCCAACatgacacttaaaaaaaaaaaattactgatttttttcttcaaaaggtTTTCACATGCAGAGTCTGTAGTCTGAAAGTGCAGAAAAGTGTACAATCATTGGGCTTTCCAATCTGGAACGGAcagataaagcagaaaaaacaacaTGCAAAGTCAAAGCAAGGatcaggaaaaggaagaaaagagaaaactaaCTTTAGTAGAGTACTGGTCCATGGTTTTGTAAATGAAATGTGTCAAAATATGACTggtagtattttttttctaacaatTCTGCAATcaccaatgaaaaaaaaagtcctgctTTAACTACTACAATCTaacagaacattaaaaataaacctgccCAGTTAGTTTTGAATGTGTACCACAGAAATAAAGGTCACCCTCCtcaaaagaaatatgaaaagtcCAAACCAACAGACAAATTTGAAGCAGTTAACTTGTGTTCTACTGGGTAAGTTTAAGCATCTCTTTAGGCACTTCACTGGTTCATTAAATGCAATACAAAATAAAGCTATAAATATCAACATTTTGTGCTCTCAAAAATTAGgcaaaagcaacagaaaacagcacaaaagtGTGACATTTTTGGCAGcttatttcttcccttccccaatATTACTGGTTGTccaaaaatgctttgttttgggGATACTTTGGCATCTCAGTATCAGGTTGTCTTAAGCCGTAAAAGCTAAAACAAAACTGCTAGGCCTTAGACAATAaagaaatttggttttaaaatttctttatggCTCTATAAGAAGGACACTTTAGCAGTGGCATGTCAGGGAAAaaagcttgctttctttttaaatattgcacttttcttttgttcactCACACTAATGCAtagaaacttttaaaactttgaaTATTACAATTTCATGCTATGAAAAAGTTATGGGAAATAATTTCTATACATCCAGTATGAAAGAATAGATATACTAGCCTTCCTTGACTTTCCTTAGTTAAAACATTGATAAAGAAGAGagtgcaaaaaaccccacaaccctATTTTTGGTCAGCCTGTGTATTAATTTTATAGGTGCCAACTAAACAAATTGCAACACGTGATGAGCATGGATATTGTCAGGACAACTGAGGGTGACTGTCAGTAAAACAAGACTATGCATGATTGAAACACAGTAAGTGTGGCTGAAAATGGCAAATCGTGAGGCCTCTTCTCCTTGCGAAGGGGCACGACAAAGCGTGAATGAATTTTGCACTTCAGTAGCATGCTGTAGGATTTATCAAGATTAATTTCACATTAAAGTGTGCTCGATGTTTGCATCCACATCTTGCATCACCTCTAATTGCTGTAGTAAGACAGTGACTGGCAGCAGTCTCCGGGACACATGGGAGAATCCAGTGGGCAATTTGATGCGGCACAGCCCGCGCGTCTCTGTCGCGAGTCACGACGTGGTGGGACGTTCTCAGGACAGGCAGAACTGATCTTCTGCTGGACTCCACTCATCTGAAAAATGATTGCTTGGAAAAAGAAGTCTCTAAGCACTTCACTCCAGTGCCTAAAGAACAAAGCGCTAGGATTGGATACAATAAAACCAGTTCCAGGTTCCTGACCAGCGTGCAGAAATCCAGCCGGAAACAATGCAGAGTAGCGCTCCTCAGTGTTACTTTTGTTATCATTAGTAATGTTAAgcatcaagaaaataaaacacgTCATTGCACATTACAGCCGCCAAGAAGCACGGCTAAACTTTGACACTAGAGAATTGAATAACCTGATGCTACATCACAAACAGCTTCTGGTGTGTATCTATTTTGAAAGGTCTTTACATACTCAGTAAAAGCCCCTGTACTCCTGGCCAGCGAGTGCTTCAGGTTAAGTGACGAGTTATGGCACGAAGGGCATACAGAAGTTCGGCTTGCATCCGAGCTTCCATCAGAAGTAGATTGACATGAACCTGTAAAAAATTACATCAGCCATTTAGCTCACCTCTGAATGCAGCGTGGCTTATTCATTCAGGCTGAAAATTCTATCCTTTAGTAAAGTATCGCTGCAAGAAATCTTTGCCATTTCTCCCTGTACCCTTCTGCAGGACTACAGTTCCTCTAGAGACAGCTGTGTAGTGATGCCAACATGGACAACATCCCAGGACTGCAAGGAACTAGCCTCAACTGCTGCTTCAAGCAATCTTCCATCTAAGAAGCCACCCTTAAACCTTTTTTTGTATCCTAATGGCGTTAGTTCTTTAGTTCTAACTAAAGTTAGAACTAGTAGTTCTAACCAATAAATTATATTTGGTTATCTTTACTACTACCTGTGACCATTACATAGAAGAACAGAATAAGGAACAGTTTCCATGCCAGATAGGCTAGCAGGGACTCATGCACTGAACCCTTCTCAGGAAGCATTTAACGTGATATCTGAAAGCATGctgacatttttattgctgaaaaaCACCACAAAGTACATATATATAGGAGTTTAGATATTTCTTGATCTCCAAATCCCAAATATTGGCATAGTTGACCACTTCTGCATTCTCAAGTTCATCTAAACTTTATAAAAGtaaagtttatttatttcttttacagtTGTCCATTCAATTTTATGGAGAAGTGactcaaaataataataacaacaattaTCTGCAGCACACTAAGAAGTATTTTTGTCAAATTGGTATCTAACACTCAAGGAATGATTCCCATTTGTTTTACTCTGATTTAAAACAGTTCATGTGACAGATGCAGCCACTTTAGGTGTCCCcctattttaattttcaaagagCACAGGGCTCTCTGTGAAGCCACTTTGGCTTTGGAGCACGTACCTTCTCCGAGTGCTTGAACTGACGCCAGTAGCTATCGTACATGCGCTTGGTCGTTCTCTCTGGGTAGCAGGTCACTGTCTTTATGTAAACCTTCAGGCTGCGTTCAAGTAGCTGATTCACTTCTCCATAATCGTAGTCATCATACCTACATAACACAAGCCATCATTCTGCTTGATGTAACTTTCTAAAAGCATTGCCTTTTGCAGCATCATGTTCTCAAGCCTGGGAACTGGAACGTTTATCATCCTTGACCAAAAACCACGTGTTAAGAGAGGATCTGAAAGGCTTAGTAGGATCATAGAACTGTTAaactggaaaagacctttaagatcatcaaatccaatGGTTAACCCTAAACCACAACCATGTTCACCTTTAAACCACATGCCCTATCCACCATTTtatgaacacttccagggatggttGCTCTCCCACTTCTGTGGGCTGTTCCAATGCTTTACGaatctttctgtgaagaaattttccctaatatccaaacgaaacctcccctggtgctaCTTGAAGCCATTTGTTCTTATCCTGTCACTTgctacctgggagaagaggctgatccccacctggctacagtCTCCTCTCTGGTTTTTGTAGACAGTGATAAGGCGCCCCTCTGAGCCTCCAGACTaaacacctgcagctccctcagccgctcctcTTAGGACTTGTGCttcagacccttccccagcctcactgcccttctctggacacactccagaCCCTCAACGTCCTTCCTGTAGTGAGGGATGCAAAGCTGAACACAGAATTCAAGGcgtggcctcaccagtgctgagtacagggtCACTGCCctggacctgctggccacaccattgctgaTACAGACCAGggtgccactggccttcttggccacctgggcacactctggatcatgttcagctgctgttgtcCAGCATCCCCAGGTCTTTTTCACTGAGCACCTTCCCAGGcactgcccccagcctgtagtgctgcctggagttgttgtgacccaagtgcaggactcAGTACTTGGCATCACTGAACCTCATACAATTGGCCTTGGCCCACTGATCCAGCCTATCCAGAGGCCTCTGTAGGGCCTTCCTAGCTCCCTCCAGCAAATCAACACTCCTGCCCAACTTGGTGTTGTCTGTGAACTTGCTTAGGGATGTTGTCTTTCCTAAATGAAGGATACAGGCTGGCTTCAGAGAACacatttctgttaaaatttcCATCCTGACTCATTTTCTGCACTGGAAGGAGAAATTATACTGATATGCCAGCAAAACCACTCTACCTTCCAGACAGAGGTACCATCTCCACTTTAACCACCCAATCTAAAACGATGCTTTACAcatggtttatttttctgtttacataGTTTTAACATGTATTCCTAAGCCAGGGAATTTTTGTCCATACCTGATTCCATACATACAGTGGACATAGTTAAATAAAGCTCTTCTTAGTGTAGTTGTATCAACATCTTCATGTGTTGCCATAGTGTTATACGTGAGGTTATACACCATCCGAAACTTCTCATCCAGGAGATGCCCAATATCAGAATAAAGCCTGTTTACAAGGGAAAAGCCATGATTTTCCCAAGTATAGTcctgcaggaagagaagaaaatatataaagGCACAAATGAAGTGAATTCTTTATGTTATCTTCCTTACAACTCAAAAGTTTTTGTTGTCTGACAGCTATGACTTTATTCTCTTCCAAAAGTTGCATTTTGAATCCTTCATCCACATCACCTGCTCCATTCCTCCAGAATTCCTGGCAATGACTATCATGTTGCAACACTCCAATCCTGGATATCATTAGCCTACAGGTGAAAAACCCCAGGCTTCTCCTGAAGTGCTTAGGGAATCTTCTTCTGCTTTGCCACTCTGACCAGTATCATTCCATGTGGAATTGGCTTTTAAGTTGAAAAACTTGTTCCTCTTGGAGGCTTTGATGCTTAGCTCCAAGCAGAGATGGAATCTACTTCCAGTGAGGATGTACAATCATTGAGTGAAGTACTGAACCATCCCTGAAAAAACTGATAAAATCCAGGCTGCTTTGGTCTTAGACAAGCACCTGGATTGCAAAATAAAAGCCTGCTTGCTTATATGAGGAATGGGGAATCTTTGCAGAgtggtggcacagcaggaagaaccatcctgctccagagcagggagcaaggGCGCTGCGCACAGCCATCACACGGAAAGTGAGAGTGTGCCCACATCCTTGTCAAGTGCTCCATCTTCCCATCACTGATGGCATCTTTACAACTGAGGGCAACatctccatgtccttcctgtttCTGGCTGTTTTCCAAAGGTACTGCCAGGCCAGGGCCCTCAACTGGGCACACTGAAGCATGTCCACTGTCCTGTCCCCTGAGtaggacagcagggaagagcagaacaTTGCTGTGGTGTCTCACGGAGGCATCAATGACATCTAAAACGTGTCACAACATCATGTTTGGCCTCTGGCTGCCAGCACAAAAGACTGTAAAGCTTATGAGAAATATGCCACAGCCATACTGTCCTGGAAAGTTGTCCAGGACATCACAGAAGCCTCTGAGAGCCACAAGACCCAGAGAGGGGAAAGCGCTGCTGACTTACAGCAATTGATCCTGTTATCAGTGAAACCTCCCTCCCAAAAACAAGCTTAAAGACATCCTGCTGTTTACAGAATAccttttttctattaaaaaatttaaaaccataGAGACAAAGACAGTTTTGTTTTATCAGAGTAAAGATTAGACTTACTGTAGGTGTTTGGATGCTACTGAAATTTAAGTGTCATTAATAGTTTGGGAGGCTGTGGATACATACATCCAACTGCTAAGAGCAGGAcataataaagtaaaattatcAAGGTGACTCCTTTGAATGTAAGCCAGAGGCTGTCCTGTTTATTTAAGAGCAGAGATGTTTCAGTTTCAATTTCAGCTTCTTTGGAGCTTTTTTCCAAGGGAGCCTGCTGCTCCTAAAGTAGTTAGGCAGATTGTTTGATTTATTGGCACTGACTATGCCTTATTCTTTTTGGCAGTAATAACCTAGTTCAGGCTCATATAAAGACCACAGAATAAATTATCCAGTTCAGCAGAGACTGCTATAAAGCTAAATACATTTCCTGAGAGCCATCATGGATTCTTTATTTTACTGTCTCAGATACATCTTCTGACCATGGGGTTTTCCTGCACCCACTgtcattttaattgaaattctCTGATTTGGTTGAAGATTTCTTCCATTGCTTTCCATTTACTTCTAGACTGCTTATGAATGTGCTCTGTAAGACAGAACAGAACCACCTAGAATGTCCCTCCTGTTATATATAATATGAACCTCATGATTCTGGTCATGGTAAAGGATGTCAGCATATAAGACAATCTACACgtaaaatatatattctgtTCTTCCAACAGCACTGAGAAAAGTgtattaaaatacagcaaaaacTTCAGTAATCATATTTAggaattccttttctttcatagCATTCCAAGTCCAGAGATTTGGTGCACATATGAGAACAATACTCCCCAAATCACTCTCACAAACCTGTATGTATCCAGGTATTGAAAGCTACAGGACAGGATTTTGGGATGCTCCAGTGGATTTCTTTTCTACAACAtctggagggaggggaaagaaattcttgcttttctacctttcccttttatttcagaTATGCTTCACACTTTTCAAACATTAATACTGGTAATAACTGAAGTAAGATGGAAAGCCAAGTATTGCCTTGCCAGAGATTGACAAATAGTGAAAGACTCCATCTCAGGGAGATTCATGCAAGGTTGTGAGTTATTTAATGAACCAGGACAAGAAAAGGAACATGCAAGCAACATGCCCCACTATAACCACTTTATGCTCTGTAGTGAGatatataaacattttctgAGTTGAATGTGCTTTAAAGAGATGGTACCTGAGCTCTAAATGTTGGCAGATGGTCTTCTCCTCGCCTTGCAAAGTCTTTGTACCCAAATCCAGGATCTTCAACATAACGGGAGACATCTGTAGAAACTATTTCATCATCAAATGCTGggaataaaacagcaaaatgctTTGCTTTAGGCAAGAACATGAGTTATGCTGACTTCCAACTATCACTCTACTGTAGGACTAGAGGACAATTTTAGAATTTATGCAAAGGAGAAGAGTGGtacaaaggaaagaaacatttcGATTCTCATCTGCTTGTATTGGATACATTGCTTTAATTGAGCCCATTAAATGTCAGCCTATACCAGACATCTAATGGACTTCtacaaaaagagagagatggcTTATACTTCTGTCTGGaggtttccttttctttctgttgacTTCTGTGGGAGGCTAGTTATCTTAAGTCAGGAAGATGAGCATCATTAGCAAAGTCACTGCGTTAGcataagaaacaaaataatggaTCCTTGACAGCAGGATTGTTGTACTGATTAGCCTTTGTGCCAGGAATCACACTGGCTCTGTCCTGTAAACTGGAGTATGAGCACCAGACAGCAACACAACACTCTACTGGTAAACATCAGCTGAAGATTATATGAAAGCAAAGAGCTCTACAGTACATCAGGGTAAAATTCTGCCAGAAGCTGTAGTAACTAAGCATATTCAAAGAGCTCTAAAACATATCACTAAGCACACACAGGTTCTCTATCAGGAGTCAATCTTTCCCTCCCGAAAAAACAGGTGGCTTGATTGTGTAACTACCTCTGCAGAAGTTGACTACTGCATAGCTGACTGCATTTGACCCTGATGTTAAAATCATGGCTTGCTTCCACATGCATTGGTAGAACAGTTGCCATATGTCCACTGTTAGCACCTTGAAAAGTCAGTTAATCTAAGAATTGCAGAAGTGCTTTATCTCCTCTTTGCCTCATTAAACAATCAAAACATAACCGTGTAGGAAGAAGCTTGGACAACATCTGCTACAGTAACTTCTCAGTGAAGAATAAAAACACCTGTACACAAACACTCCTCTGCCCTGAGAAGAACTGGATTTCATGAAAGGGTAAATGCCCAACACACACAGACTCCTCAACTGAAATCAGCAAATGgtaaagaggaaagaaagtcAACAAAACCATTAGCAACCCTACTCAAAAACCCCTCCAGCCTTGAATGACCCCTTTTCCTTAAACACTTGAAGTTGCACAGACTCACAGAAGTCCTGATTTGATAATGAAACTGCAATGAGTGTCCATTTCACTGCACTGCTGATACTGCCTGACCAAAGGAAACTACAGCAGGAATTTACAATGTCCATTTCAAAAAATCCAACTTGATGTTGCTGGACGTATCTTCTTTCACAGATTTTTCCATGTTCCTAGAGAGCCACAAAACAATCTCTCTGCTGATCCCTCTGTACATTCTTCCTGCCTTTTGGGCTCTTTGTACAAACCCACTGattctttcaaacacatttagTCTGAAGCTGTGGCGACCTAAATTCACTAAGAACAGTGCAGTAAAATGTGAAGCATTTTAGcagtcactttttaaaaagacacaAGCAATCATTTTCAAGTAGCTTCTACTAGGAGGAAATAGCTAGAGATTCTGACTGTCTTAATAATATTCTTTCTTCCAACActttcttgggggaaaaaagcacctTTCTGTCTGTATGAAGCAGGCTTCATTCAGTAGTTCGTTAGAGATGAAGGCCTCCAGAGCATATGAAGAATATGGGAAAAGAAGGTTTCAGCTCCAAATTTGGAAAAtcatttaagaataaaaaaatgctATCAATCTCTATTACAAAATAGACAgtggaacagcacagcagtATGATCAGTCAGAGCAGCAAGTTGGAAATGTTCTTTCCAGGTGGGCAGTAAAATGGTGAAGTAGTTGAGTCTCATCATCTTATTCCTAAACTATATGTCATATCTGAAAGCTACTTATGAGTGTCATTGAAGTTCTAAGCTCCACAGAACCTACACCTATGAAATATGACTGAATATTTATTactaatttattaattataattaattattttgatgATACAGAACgtataaagaaagaaaaatgtacacCCTACTTTTTAAGGAAGCCTACaggcctttttttcccttaatatACAAAAGCTAAGTGTCAAGTAGTAAAAAGGATGATATTTGTCAATCAAGAAATCCTAAGGTGATGAAGCAAAAGGTAAGCCCACCCTCACTATACACCTCCTACATGAAGAGCCAGCATAAAGAAATGGACAGAAAAAGTTTCAGTCACTGAACTAGCCACATGCACTTATTTcttaaaaagcacaaacaaaatgGAACTGGAGAAGCCCAAATACCTCCACTGATTACTAGCAGactctccttcttctccttctcaaAGCGAGTTGCCATTTCTTCCTGAGAGGCTTCTTCGTCCTCTTTATCTTCTTGTAGTCTCTTCATCCTTTCCATCAGGGCCTCCAGCTCACTTAAAGAATCTGCAATCTGCAAAAAACACCATGACATTCTGCAAAATTAGAAGATAGACAACGTGTGTCGTCTTCAGATTTCATGCTTGACAGTAAATGTTCTCAAaaccagacagcagcagcaaacacaaaaaCTCAAGCCAGAATGCATTTTGCCAGATACATCACAGACAAACAGCTTTCACACAGCAGGAATACAGGAGCTGGGAAGTGTTAATGTGGCCTGCTGCAGTAATTTACTGCAGTGGGATTAACAGTGAAGAGGTGGTGTTGGAGTGTGGAAACCACAGTCACTCATATTCCACCACATAGACAGCTCAGAAAAATCCATCTGTGTGCCCTATGTCTCCCATAAACAACTTTTCATACCAAGGTAACTATATTCAGTCCATTGGCAATGGAAAATATGCTTCTCAAGAGATGCAGTGCAACTGCCTTATAGAAACACAACCCAAGATTGcaaatcagtatttttctttcatcatgtGTAACCAAAACAGTCACTGTGTTGATCCTTTTCCTTacttttgtgaggaaaaaatacctctttttaatagaaatacaTCAAAATTTTGGGTGCCCTATACCTatcattctgattttttttaagataaattatttggtttttcttttccatctttttgaGTCTGTTCTTTTGCCCATAGTTACAATTCTAGCGGACTCCTCGCTGCTTAGCAATAAGCACAGTCAGCAGCAACGCTCTCCCCTCTACAAATGGGGGATAAGGGACTTCCATGGCATGAGCTGGCATGTTTTACAGCCCAGAAATTTAAGACACAGTGACTGAACTGAGTGATGACATGCTTACATTTTACTGGTAATTGTAAAAATTGTATCTAGCAACTCTGCTCATAATCCTGATTTTCCATCCAAGGCAACGAGGCTAATTCATCTGTCAGCATTAACTCAAGGGCATGTCTTCAAAAGCATTCTAGAGCAccttccaggaaaaaatgtcCAGCTAATTAACTGGTAATCAAATTAATCAAGTTAATTAACTTAGTAATCAAAGTTCTCTGTTGATTCAAGACTGGAATGCCAGCATGAAGaattaagtaattttatttcagacatTTCCTCCCATCTACATGGAAGTGTTTTTACTTCACAGCCTACTGTTTCGTGACTGTAGGCtgtgaagtaaaaataataataataattattattactactactaccaCTACTactacttctatttttttctgtttttcttttcactccCTATGTTAGGAACATGGATGGAACAAAGCTCCAGTCAATGCCACACTGTCTAAAGAAACTGGGACTTTGAGCTTTCTGCTGAAAGCAAAGTTTTACTCTTGGCCGATTGGTGGTGAGATTGACTATCAAAATCACACTGCTCTGACTACCATCCACTGTTACAGGGTGGTTTTCAACACATTATACTGGAAATTGCCAGAGTGTATGTAAGAATAACTGGACTCAAGCATTCCTATAAAGtagaccaaaaaaaatcaaactaaaatTTAAACAGGACAGAATGGAAGTAAGTTTTCTAATGCAAAACAGAGGCAAGCAAAAGAATTTTCTTGCAACACTAACCCCAAAGTTGCTACTTGTGAGGGATGCATTTTCTATGTTGTTGTCATTGGCAAGATCACAGACACAGAAGTTGTTGACTGCTATAAGTCTGACTCCATTGGATGTATCCGGATCTCTCTCTGGATTAATGCCACTGCCAAACACAAAACTTGCCAAGGCATGATAATGGGCCAACAGGACAACAGCATGAACCAGTTCAGGAAGAGACCAATTATTTTCCCCAGTCTTGACAAGTTTctgaaatgagaataaaaaaactgtaaatataaaatttctttttggcCCCAGCTCTTCTATAAAACACTACACACTTCAAAAAGGGATCAATTATTTCTTCCATTAATACCATATTCCCCTTGCACACAAACTCTCACTGGATAAAAAAAGAGACACCTTAATATatcacttcttttcttttgggcTATTTTAGGAATAGCCAATGCTAttcctaaaaagaaaatcttactGGCTTTGTCACACGGGAGAATCAGTTTGTTTGGTGCACTAGTACTTCCCTGAACTTTTTAACTCAGGGTAATGAAGCCTAACTTGGCAGAGTTCTGCCTGTAGTTCCAGGCCTAACTTGCACAGTTCTAGGCAGTTCTTTTCACCAGACATTTACTGGTATTCACAGGGCACGACTGAAGAGGTACCTGGATGTGCTCTTTCGTGATCAGCCAGGGCCGGTGTGCAAGGAGTTTGTTTATTTCGTTCAGGTTTTTCAGTCTTTGGGGAATGTATTCTAAACCATTCAACCACTCTGCAATCCCACCAGTCTTCAGAAACTCATCAACGTGCATATTTATTAGATAGGAACACTGATgtctggcagcagcctggaatAATTAAACACAGA
Proteins encoded:
- the SESN3 gene encoding sestrin-3 isoform X1; amino-acid sequence: MNRLGSGPVGSAAAAAAAAAGQYRVCGNCRKVPRQVSGGARTEAAGAAGEEKRVQVSPPLTRGPSAFIPENEVMQANGLDERTNLLVEEYSTSGRLDNITQVMSIHTQYLESFLRSQFYMLRMDGPLPLPYRHYIAIMAAARHQCSYLINMHVDEFLKTGGIAEWLNGLEYIPQRLKNLNEINKLLAHRPWLITKEHIQKLVKTGENNWSLPELVHAVVLLAHYHALASFVFGSGINPERDPDTSNGVRLIAVNNFCVCDLANDNNIENASLTSSNFGIADSLSELEALMERMKRLQEDKEDEEASQEEMATRFEKEKKESLLVISGAFDDEIVSTDVSRYVEDPGFGYKDFARRGEDHLPTFRAQDYTWENHGFSLVNRLYSDIGHLLDEKFRMVYNLTYNTMATHEDVDTTTLRRALFNYVHCMYGIRYDDYDYGEVNQLLERSLKVYIKTVTCYPERTTKRMYDSYWRQFKHSEKVHVNLLLMEARMQAELLYALRAITRHLT
- the SESN3 gene encoding sestrin-3 isoform X2; translation: MNRLGSGPVGSAAAAAAAAAGQYRVCGNCRKVPRQEKRVQVSPPLTRGPSAFIPENEVMQANGLDERTNLLVEEYSTSGRLDNITQVMSIHTQYLESFLRSQFYMLRMDGPLPLPYRHYIAIMAAARHQCSYLINMHVDEFLKTGGIAEWLNGLEYIPQRLKNLNEINKLLAHRPWLITKEHIQKLVKTGENNWSLPELVHAVVLLAHYHALASFVFGSGINPERDPDTSNGVRLIAVNNFCVCDLANDNNIENASLTSSNFGIADSLSELEALMERMKRLQEDKEDEEASQEEMATRFEKEKKESLLVISGAFDDEIVSTDVSRYVEDPGFGYKDFARRGEDHLPTFRAQDYTWENHGFSLVNRLYSDIGHLLDEKFRMVYNLTYNTMATHEDVDTTTLRRALFNYVHCMYGIRYDDYDYGEVNQLLERSLKVYIKTVTCYPERTTKRMYDSYWRQFKHSEKVHVNLLLMEARMQAELLYALRAITRHLT